The Epilithonimonas zeae genome contains a region encoding:
- a CDS encoding DUF6046 domain-containing protein — protein MAEFDFKELVARAHFDYVGPAFPSWWLTNKTKFVFPSLNNIGKDLLLGGRYFTTLKVADKKGNQFVFPNEPLISLQRDKKIVETTTVGKERKGSVKEYISSEDYKISIKGVCVNENDWDSYPTEQVRELKNMFDLSEALEVISNPFLELFEIRNMVLTDIKFDEMSGEAGMQRYSISAVSDQDFYADLKDRSKIIDTVSNLNLATLI, from the coding sequence ATGGCAGAATTTGATTTTAAAGAGTTGGTTGCAAGAGCACATTTTGATTATGTAGGTCCGGCATTTCCGAGCTGGTGGCTTACAAACAAAACTAAATTTGTTTTTCCATCACTTAATAATATAGGAAAGGATCTTCTTTTAGGTGGACGGTATTTTACAACTTTAAAAGTTGCTGATAAAAAAGGAAATCAATTCGTCTTTCCAAATGAACCGTTGATCTCCCTGCAACGTGATAAAAAGATTGTTGAAACTACAACGGTAGGTAAAGAACGAAAAGGATCTGTGAAAGAATATATATCGTCTGAAGATTATAAAATCAGTATAAAAGGTGTTTGCGTTAATGAAAATGATTGGGACTCTTATCCTACAGAACAGGTTCGTGAACTGAAGAATATGTTTGATCTGAGCGAAGCTTTAGAAGTTATTTCGAATCCTTTTCTGGAACTCTTCGAGATTCGAAATATGGTTTTGACAGATATCAAGTTTGATGAGATGTCAGGAGAAGCAGGAATGCAGAGATACAGTATTAGTGCAGTGAGTGATCAGGATTTTTATGCTGATTTGAAAGACAGATCTAAAATAATAGATACAGTAAGTAATCTTAATCTAGCAACTCTTATCTAA